Genomic DNA from Pungitius pungitius chromosome 12, fPunPun2.1, whole genome shotgun sequence:
TTTAGTTACGTTTGTAGATAGTCAGCACTAACTCGTGTTTTTTATTCCCTGAGCTTTGATTGGTCAGTGTGCAAAGCTTTAATATCAAGTGGTCAGAAACTACATTACCCAGAACACCACTGAAACATTTGTGTCAACAAATCCAAAGTGGAATTTATTTGTTCAGAGGTTACAGAAGGAAAACAATTCCAGAGGAGAGGGGAATTGTGGGTAATAAATCATGGCTGGcagacacatccacacacacacaggaagttaGCAGAGAGGATTATGGGAAGCTGTCATCGTCATCTTCAGCCATTTCTTTGGCAAACTCCAGATCCTGTTGCTCCCGTTCCCGACGCTCCTGAACACACATTTAATGGAGTCAGGGTTGATTTCATTGAAGCAGTGACTGCCTACATGTACCAGCATGCATTGCTTCAGAAGACCCCctcagtgcagtgtgtgtgcgtgctaccTCTACTGACTCCAGGTCCTTGTTGTACGCTTTAGGAGGAAATCTCATCGCCTGCAGGAACAGACAGAAGACAGGTGCACGGTTCATTTCATTGATGAAAACGACCTTTTAACGAGACAAAAACGGatcttacaaaataaaaactatgactaaatctatgctaacCTTCGTTAACGAGACGAAAACGTTGGTGGGGACAAAGTcacaattcttttctttttatttattcacgtGCACCTAACAGACGTACAGCGGTCATTAAcgtgtcatgatgacatcatccactcGGCCACtggggggcagcggtggttcttttCACACTTGTGCGAGTGAGCTTCCTTGGTTCAGCTCAGCGGGGTGAGAGCGACTGGTTCATGATCCAAAcccaaaaataatgtattgcaccgattgAAGGACGTTGAGGTGTCTGCTGGGACAAGTCGTTTCACAGTAGAGACATTGAAGCATCGcgtaaacaaagacacaaagtgttgtgtttaggttcctggttctcatgaagtagcccccccccccgctatagACCTAATGTATttatctaatggacaacctgAGTACTGTGAGTGGACTATTATGCCGCTGTAGACCCAACACAGAGGGTCTGAGAAGTGAAGAAAAGGACTTTAATGTGACTATTAAATGTGAagcattaaaatgactaaatgtgactaacatgcattttgtcTAAAAGACTGAATagaaaatagctgccaaaatgaacactgtgcgtatcctagtgtgtgtgtgtgtgtgtctcaccttcaCAGACATGTTGTGGATGTCCAGGCAGAAGGAGATCCTCTGGTGGAAGGCCAGCTGAGGCTCTCTGGTTCCGTAGATGTCCATGGTCTCTTTTGATTGGACGAAGCCTTTCTCGTGGTTGATGCTCGCCTCGATCACTCCGTCGCGGATCgcctgcaccacacacacacacacacacacacatcagtgggGTGGAGTTTGTAATCCTGATGCAGTGTACAAGCGTTCCCGTTACCTTGGCAACAATGAACTCTGCGTCCTCTGGGCTGTCGAGCTGAAGCTTCTGGGCGATGTCGGCCAGAGAGATCCGAGAGTACGACAGGCTGATCATACGCACGCctgtgtgcacgcacacacacacacacacacacacacacacacacacacacacacacacacagctataaaACAGCCAACATGGCGCTGTGATGTCCCAGGTCTCTGGTGCTCGGCTCACCCGTCTTGATGACGTTGTGTCTCAGGCGGATGATGAGTGTGTACGTCCCGTCGGTCTGAAACTTCTCCCCAAACTGCTCCAACACCTGGTTGAACTTGGCCAGGTTACCTGCTCTCACCGCTGCACACAGAGTACACGCATCAGCATGGTGGCCATCAACAGACTGTGCTACAGGACGCCGTCAGTAGCAACTGACCCTGAGTCAGCAGGAAGTAGGGCATCAGAGACCTCTTCAGGGACGGCTGTCTGAACTGGAGTCGGTCAGGAATCTCTCccaacagcagctccaccacGATCAGCAGCTTGTGGACCTGATCACAGATCAATACGCCGTTAGCACGGGCCTCTGGACACGGACGCGTGCTGCGGGGAACGTACCGTCTGCTTGAAGCCCACAGCTGTGTGCTGAGGAGCTTTCCTCAGAGCGTTGGTCAGAGTCCGCCGAGCCTCGGTGTACTCCAGCTGGATGGCCTTGATCCGACCTGCaggaggtcacatgacacacaggtGAGCCCTTTGCAGAAACACAGGTACACGGGAGATGTGTAGTACCTAATGGTCTGGGTCCAGTCCTTTAGCATAACTAAACGCTGCCAAGACAGTCAGATCTCACCTGTGTAGTACAGGTAGCGGGCCCACTCGTTGTTGTTGGCGAGCTCGGGGAACACCGACTTGGAGACCAGCTTCTCCGCCTGGTCGTACAGGTTGAAGTGCAGGTAGTTCCTGAGCAGCAGGTTGAGGAGCACCGCCTGCCCGTCGGCATCGTGGCGCAGAGTCGCTGTACGCAGGCGAGTGTGCAAGAAGCTGAGAGGAGACCACTGCTGTTAGCTCatgagcagagtgtgtgtgtgtgtgtgtgtgtgtgtgtgtgtgtgtgtacctgcgcaTGGTGTCAAACTTCCTGAGGAACTCGTACACCCTGGCATGGTAATAATAACACTTAGCAGCCACCAGATCCAGAGCTCTGCGGTTCTTGGAGCCGATCTTCTGGAGCAGGTCGTCTGACACCTTCTGAGCCTGGAACACACaagaccatcatcatcatcacctccatcctcatcatcatcatctaggGATGGGAATCGTttgggtcttttttttaatgaacaaaacaataattgaaacaaaaaaagtggtTTTTAATGCCAATTGTTCTTCTtcaaattgaaaaatatattaactgtCTAAACAATAgtgtaaatataaatagataAGAACACTTTGCTTCAAACTATAAACAATATAATGAGTGTTTCTCCTTGAAGGGTATTTATTACTtcattaatcatttcatttagatttatgctcattgtgcaggaactaaagacaTGGGACACATTGAGAAGCCATTCAGTTGGATTGACTCCTCGTTTGTCTCCGTGTGACAGAATCTATTTCTTTAGTCAACGCTTTGCTGCGTGAAGGCGAAAAGAATCAAAGGAAATGGACCAAAGGAACGCCGCTACATCCTCGCTTTAATCAGCATTTGTGGCGTCCGTCTTGCTCAAGACGTTTGCTCACGAGGTTCCAGCTCCGTGTCGTTCTTTCTGTCAGTAAGAATCTCATCTACATCAAAGCATCAAAGCATCAAAGCATCAAAGCCCGTCTGTGGATCTGTTGCAGTTACTCACAGAAGCCCAGAGGCCCATTTCCACACTAAAGAACAGGAACACAAAGTTAGGAGATAAAACCAACGACACCTCTGTGTTGCTGTAGACAACAAGACGCttgcctctttgtttgtttcatgcTCCTACACTAGTAAACAATCAATAGATTACACTAGTAAACAATCAATAGATTACACTAGTAAACAATCAATAGATTACACTAGTAAACAATCAATAGATTACACTAGTAAACAATCAATAGATTAGTCGATTGCGAAAATAATGCTTAGTTGCAGCCCTGACAAACATGTTCCTTAAATATGTGATTTATTTGGATCGGTCCATCATCAACAGAGACAGATGCACACGGATTGTCTCATGTCTACAGACAGAAACAGAGACACAGACGGAGACAGACGGAGACAGACCTCACTGTATCTCTTGTTGTTGGTCAGGtggaccaccagcagcagctgcagataAGCCTCCACCTCCGGCAGCAGAGGGGTCGAGGCCGCTTTACCCGTCCTAGGACGGAACGGGACGTCTCCTTCAGCCATCTCCATTGGCTGATGAGACAGACAGAAGGTATTAGGACCGACAAGTGATCACATGTCTCCCTTTGGCTACATCTAAAAGGAGTCAGGAAACATAACTAATCCCACCTCCTCCAGGAAGCCCAACAGGAAGTCCCTGGTGGAGGTGTTGTTGGTGAAGAAGCCAAACACGGCTTTGTGGAGGACGTTGGTGTTCAGGCGGCGGCTCGTGGAAGGCAGAGCCCTCAGAGCTCTGAGGACGAAGCGGGGCTCCTTCCCGGACACCGCCTTCTCGATCTGCTTCACGTGCTCCCGGATGTCTGCGGGTTACAGAAAGGAGGAGCTCCTGTTACGCGGTGTGAGGTCCACCTGTCCAGGTCCTGCTCAGGACCAACACGGTCTGAGGTGTCCTCTGACAGCCACAGAAGCATCAACACATAAATAAACGGGTGTAAACACTCGCGTTAAATTAGACGCTCACCGTAGCTTCCTCGCATCGTCTGTTAGCCGctgatgctaacatgctaacgccGTATTTACCACCCAGCGTCCATGTTGTTTAACATTAGCTGCTCATGCTAAAGGAATCAAGGCCATCTGCAGTTAACCGGCCAGCCCGGGCTTTATAACGGGGGTGTGAGACGTTTACCGTCCAGAGTCAGGCTATCCAGCTCCTTGGGTTGTTTAGCCACGTTAGCAGCGTCCTCCTCCGGCATCTCCACGTCCTGCGTCTCGGGGCCCGGGTCCTTCGGCTTCTCGGCTTTGGAGTCCGGGTTTCCCGCCTTGTCCCCCCGCCGCTTGGCCGCCGTCTCCTTCATGAAGCTCGGGACAGAAACAGCTGAGATTTCGGTGAAACAAAAAGCTCGATTCCGAGCCGTTAACAAAAATCCGCAGCGTCACTTCAGTCTGTGCTGCTACAGTGACTGGCAACTACTGAGGGCGCAAAGCATTGTGGGATAATTCAGACAGCATAAACAGATCGCAGAAAGAAGATCAATCAATGGCGGATAAATCGATTCAGTCCTGAAGTTGTTTATGTGACCCATTCAGTTTTTTGAATAATGTTAAGAAGAAACTATTGATCATATTAATATGAAAcgtgaacacaaacaaaatacgtccaatacaatttaaataaataataataaaaagaatgatACAAATAATGACAATactaataattattatttatcaatttaaaataatacGTTTAATTGGATTACCagaatgtatatataaaattaaGAATACAATGAGCTGCAGCTAACAGGCTACAAACATGACTCAACATTGAATTGATGTGTTATCTCAACTAGACGCACAACTTGTACATGTTTCAATACCTCCAAGTATTATTTAACATACTGAATGTCCATTTTAAGGATTTTACACCAGTATTAAGTAAGACTAATCTACTGTTAGCCATTATCTGGGTGTTATATTAATGCAATCATTAATATGTCTGTGTTGtcaataaacaaatgaaacaagatTCAATTAATTTATGAAGATTAAAAAGGAGATTAAGGAAATCACAATAATCTGCTGATGCTCCGACTGattaaagaagaagaacaaacctTAAATACATGTTTAGTCTGCTTTACACTTGACTGAGGTATATTGATGCTGTTATATCAGACAGATGTCTCAGGGTGTTAAACGTTGGAGAGAATTTTGAGCCCTGATCAGATTTACTGTCATTTACAGATTAATACTTGTTTGAATGGTATcgttttcttcacagtccatcaaatatgtctaAATAATACATAAACCTCGGTGTCCTCATATGACtaacgtcccccatcgtggacgtgctctctcatcacagcacattctttgtgtcgtatcacgtttcctttacaacgtgatggagaatattagtaaagctgctgtttgcagagttgtgaggaaacgtctttgttccctggacacaaaccagtgagaaccattaaagaggaataaaacacattataggTTCAGTACCTTTGGACCAGTTAGTGTTCTAGtggttaaatatgagcatggtgtgtgtttccagcctgtgtgtagtgtgttctaACACAGTGAATTAGTcatgtgtgttttatgatgagtttgtacattaaatattaagccttgtttctgtcttttgctgcagcagCGTGTTGCTTTGGTTCTGATCACGGTTCAAACtccgtacgcttgcattaatatttacacctcAACAGGGGGGACgtatgtatggaagtaaatctgtgccatcgggggttgaaataaaaagttgattgaatttctagcactgaatatttatgcattgaaattatgtacctgaatgtttttcaacattaaaacaccgcaaaaaaattcaacctaaaaaaaaaaaatgttgaaatattcgaaatggaggctacaatattcaaccgcaaaaaattcaaccttggcacaccaatatgcggaggctacaatattcaaccgcaaaaaattcaaccttggcacaccaatatgcggaggctacaatattcaacccaaataaattcaaccttggcacatcaacatccgggacactaaggaggagcaatcgattctagattcaagatcagtagcgtgcgtcaagctaaaggagcgagcacccaaaacaccttcggcttcggattgtatccatgtccaataataacgggactttaactcttcttcatgccatcagtgtggcaacgtatgaagaaatacataaaagaacatataatgttcaccctaaaccaaaacgtttgcttgccactgacgatttacaactctattaaaatatacaaatcaactgaaatcccttaagctcggttggccgagtgggtagcacagccgctctgtggcactacgttattttgcgcgacacggttcgaatcccggttgtggcggacttttaataaatgttcttttatgtatttcttcatacgtggcagtgacgtagtgctcacttatacaatcgtaatcgctgcaatggatatgggatgcatttttgaacattttcagaacaatatgtttgcaaatgtgtgacgactcaagtgacggaggcagacaacacctgcctgccggggggaaacaaacacgcacccgtagccaaaccagtaggttcaaaaaccagtaggcacgtaacaccgggggaaaacaaacacgcacccgtagccaaaccagtaggttcaaaaaccagtaggcacgtaacaccgggggaaaacaaacacgcacccgtagccaaaccagtaggttcaaaaaccagtaggcacgtaacaccgtcactgaaaaatgggttctcgtttcagactttacgagcaaatacaggatccctttgagataaattctaaagcctcgcattaagacgtacatccctttacgtaagactctgcgctacttgcaggtcgctgtgttgtgccagatcctcaataaagtttacccatggccatgaagactcatttaacgttacgtggactttgaatgtcgcttaatacccaactgagatcggcttgtgccgctgtgaaaaaggatccttccaccgacgctactgcggttattcctgcatgtcctgtcgggtttatgtgTCTGcgcgctccgctaaagccgctgcccccccccactacgatacagcggctcatctgcctcttcaagcgcgttcctggttttcaaaactccgccaatcactcctaacagcttgtccaaggatctcagcatcattaaatgaattcaaaactagaagaagaggcgtattgtgagcggctgtacgctctcgtttaacttccgcttagttcatgtccaacacagtctgttaatgtacaaatgtcagctgtctattacggaatcttacagacacaaaccacactgatgacatgaagaagagttaaagccccgttattattggacatggatacaatccgaagccgaaggtgttttgggtgctcgctccttcagcttgacgcacgctactgatcttgaatctagaatcgattgctcctccttagtgtcccggatgttggtgtgccaaggttgaatttatttgggttgaatattgtagcctccgcatattggtgtgccaaggttgaattttttgcggttgaatattgtagcctccatttcgaatatttcaacattttttttttttaggttgaatttttttgcggtgttttaatgttgaaaaacattcaggtacataatttcaatgcataaatattcagtgctagaaattcaatcaactttttatttcaacccccgatggcacagatttacttccatacgtaTGAGACCGATTGTGTGTggtggttaccatggtaactcgTTGTATcacggctccattcatgctgccttcagtgcaaacgctcaactctgagttgattgaACCGACTCTAAACAGCTGATCTGAACCCcaaactcagagtttagggtttgactcctTGAAACGAGCcccagggccctgttcctcgtacgtggttcaacGAAGTCCATCAAATGTCCCATGGTCCAGCTCAAATGAAGCAGATGATTGACACCAGGTGGTCTCGGTTCCCTGAAGGTGCTCAAACGGTCTGATTAGTTTGAAGCATCACGTCATACGTCAGAAGAGTCGATCACcgaaacaaggattttttaacGGTACAAcgacaaataaacttaaaggaaGACGAGCAG
This window encodes:
- the psmd3 gene encoding 26S proteasome non-ATPase regulatory subunit 3, translating into MKETAAKRRGDKAGNPDSKAEKPKDPGPETQDVEMPEEDAANVAKQPKELDSLTLDDIREHVKQIEKAVSGKEPRFVLRALRALPSTSRRLNTNVLHKAVFGFFTNNTSTRDFLLGFLEEPMEMAEGDVPFRPRTGKAASTPLLPEVEAYLQLLLVVHLTNNKRYSEAQKVSDDLLQKIGSKNRRALDLVAAKCYYYHARVYEFLRKFDTMRSFLHTRLRTATLRHDADGQAVLLNLLLRNYLHFNLYDQAEKLVSKSVFPELANNNEWARYLYYTGRIKAIQLEYTEARRTLTNALRKAPQHTAVGFKQTVHKLLIVVELLLGEIPDRLQFRQPSLKRSLMPYFLLTQAVRAGNLAKFNQVLEQFGEKFQTDGTYTLIIRLRHNVIKTGVRMISLSYSRISLADIAQKLQLDSPEDAEFIVAKAIRDGVIEASINHEKGFVQSKETMDIYGTREPQLAFHQRISFCLDIHNMSVKAMRFPPKAYNKDLESVEERREREQQDLEFAKEMAEDDDDSFP